Genomic window (Chryseobacterium sp. H1D6B):
TGGATCTCGTAGACTATTCTGAAGAAATTTTTAATGATATCAAAGCTCAATATAGATTAGTTGCTGAGAAATTGGGACTTACCAATATTAATTATTTTCCTATTTCTGCTTTCCATGGAGACAATATTGTTGAAAAATCGATGAATACAAGCTGGTATGAAGGCCCGGCACTTTTAGACTATTTGGAAAATGTTGAGATCAGGGAAGATGAAAATATTGACAGCCCGAGATTTCAGGTGCAGTATGTAATTCGTCCGCAGACTGATGAACATCATGATTACAGGGGATATGCGGGAGAAGTAATTTCTGGGGTGTATAAAAAAGGAGACGAGATCACGGTTCTTCCACAGCATATTACTACCAAGATCTCAAAAATTGAAACCGGCGGGAAAGAAGTTGATTTTGTTTTTGCCAATCAGCCGGCTGTTTTACATATTGAAAATAATATTGACATCAGCAGAGGAGATTTTCTTGTGAAAACCGACAGTCTTCCGAAAGTTGAGAATGAGATTGAAGCGGTAGTCTGCTGGCTGGATAAAAAAGAACTGAATGAAGAGAGCAAATATTTTATACAGCATAAAAGCAGGATTTTAAAAGCAGTCATTAAAGAGATTGAATATAAAATTGATGTCAATACTCTTGAAAGAACATCCGTTACGGAAAGCATAAAGCTTAATGAAGTAGTAAAAGTCCGTTTAAAAACAGCTTCTCCATTGGTTTTTGACAGTTTTGAAGACAATAGAGCGACAGGAAATGCCATATTGGTAGATGAAACAAGTAACGCAACAGTGGGAGCTGTAATGATCTTATAATATGGTAATCTCAAGAAAAGTTCAGATAAGATTAAATGTCTTTTTCGTTACAGTTGCCCTTTTGCTGGCTGTTGTTTTTTCAATGTACAGCTTAGGGTATCTGGATGAACTTTTAGTGATTCTTGCTAAAGATAATTCCATTTTTTACTGGATGCTTTTGGTCGGATTTTTAGCTGAAATAGTTGCCGGTTCAATGGGGATGGGATATGGCGTCATATGTACCACGACACTTCTATTTCTGAATATTCCGCCGCATATTGTAAGTGCAAGTATTCACTCAGCGGAAAGTTTTACAACGGCTGCTGGAAGTATAAGCCATATAAAACTTAAAAATGTAAGTAAAAGCCTTGTTAAAAAATTAGCCGTTCCTGCAGTTATAGGAGCTGTGTTAGGGGCTTTGTCTCTTACTTATTTAGGAGAATATTATTCGAAAATTACTAAAACGGTTATTGCCTTTTATACGTTATATCTTGGAATCCAGATTTTATCAAATGCTTTCAAACCAAAACAGAATAAAGCACTGAAAAGGAAAACAAATTTAACAAGATTAGGATTGATCGGCGGTTTCATAGATTCTTTTGCCGGAGGGGGCTGGGGGCCTTTGGTAACCGGTACTCTGATAAAAAATGCTTTTACCCCAAGATTTGCAGTGGGAAGCTCAACGGTAGCTAAATTTATTTTAACGATAACTGCCGCAGTTACCTTCTTTTTTACACTGGGAATCCAGCATTGGAATATCATTCTCGGGCTTTTGATCGGCGGGATTGTTACCGCTCCATTTTCCGCGATGCTTACGGCTAAACTGCCGGTGAAAAAAATGTTTATTGTGATAGGAACGTTAGTCATTGTAATGAGCTGTATTACTATTTATAAATCTGTTTTTAGTTAAAGAATTGTTATTTGTGGAAAATAAAGGAATTTGAATTTGAAAATATTTTATTTTTACAGCCTAAAAAATAGAGTATGA
Coding sequences:
- a CDS encoding GTP-binding protein yields the protein MDILRFITAGSVDDGKSTLIGRLLYDSKNILIDQLEALEKQSKNKNADGVDLAILTDGLRAEREQGITIDVAYRYFSTPKRKFIIADAPGHIQYTRNMITGASNSQLIVILIDARQGVIEQTRRHSIIASLLKMKNVVVAVNKMDLVDYSEEIFNDIKAQYRLVAEKLGLTNINYFPISAFHGDNIVEKSMNTSWYEGPALLDYLENVEIREDENIDSPRFQVQYVIRPQTDEHHDYRGYAGEVISGVYKKGDEITVLPQHITTKISKIETGGKEVDFVFANQPAVLHIENNIDISRGDFLVKTDSLPKVENEIEAVVCWLDKKELNEESKYFIQHKSRILKAVIKEIEYKIDVNTLERTSVTESIKLNEVVKVRLKTASPLVFDSFEDNRATGNAILVDETSNATVGAVMIL
- a CDS encoding sulfite exporter TauE/SafE family protein yields the protein MVISRKVQIRLNVFFVTVALLLAVVFSMYSLGYLDELLVILAKDNSIFYWMLLVGFLAEIVAGSMGMGYGVICTTTLLFLNIPPHIVSASIHSAESFTTAAGSISHIKLKNVSKSLVKKLAVPAVIGAVLGALSLTYLGEYYSKITKTVIAFYTLYLGIQILSNAFKPKQNKALKRKTNLTRLGLIGGFIDSFAGGGWGPLVTGTLIKNAFTPRFAVGSSTVAKFILTITAAVTFFFTLGIQHWNIILGLLIGGIVTAPFSAMLTAKLPVKKMFIVIGTLVIVMSCITIYKSVFS